Proteins co-encoded in one Leucobacter exalbidus genomic window:
- a CDS encoding helix-turn-helix transcriptional regulator, with protein MVSRRSDKISHIKSPQIRVGRPKLGEKVSVRISGDIGFVEAKSLPETAPSANRHLSIWRAQILSTVIPSRASLIVLSGGAGSGKSSTALQIASAFSDTKNGTYAWVKCHPGLTSLDEFSRTIVDDVSHAIIHRGAETKGRMPQRFESLQHPAERIFALGAAREPMTIVLDDYHLASSKENDSWILELVESGEQLCIVITTRVPLTEFTNPISALRISIIEIPQDMLHFSVSEIRQLLRLRQPSAFKNSKRELEIIANEVFSHTEGWPGAVHAISIGSPIQQNHFDLQLSQKSFFTMIETWINTLDSEVRIAVCASALPSESSTTLIAKVCELDATQTRMLFECYNTLGAIFTLDESNTRWYRHQRLVRIQLLTLAKQVLSEDNHFRLLGALSRALKDSDPLEAARLALQAGQWNLLNEIVNHHPSCINLTSPADSASFAFQEIPHQVTKSYPALHFMSLLAEIGSPHKSKHRLITSSLRFLGNALVAKQVENPARAGMHSALKMGAARMIGREAQSLTYARKADVQQEISEVRDKTESAELKCLISEHIAITYLVSERFHESASQLERLSNLRQTAAPNRLPHQFALQAFVAAWRGDLRTAKRSIEAVTARTPKPNWFAGYEAAGFHVASALLELEDANWRSARRQLDSYSEMRQVSEFWPQLTCIEALIIEAQDGPDEALNRLTWLIESSSNAQMLSKTNKALLDGLSSRLAWRASRTVPIPGMQQARTVGHVISQLSYGRSAGARSTASEILRNPSTENFPRRKCKVLLLHAESARCMGELEIAQRSFKSALALAGQYRLTLPFRVLPDSSMDALTNLINSRDTDNSQLVTETRGLLSTAEVRALSSILKHGSIALAATNLHLSPHTVKNQVRSAYRKLGVNKRSDAIAAAIEAGYQLSG; from the coding sequence ATGGTTTCTCGACGTTCGGATAAGATCTCACATATCAAAAGCCCACAGATCCGTGTGGGAAGACCAAAGTTGGGGGAGAAGGTTTCTGTGCGCATATCGGGGGATATAGGTTTCGTCGAGGCGAAGTCTCTACCTGAAACCGCACCTTCAGCGAATCGACATCTCTCCATTTGGCGCGCCCAAATCCTTTCGACCGTCATCCCCTCTCGAGCAAGCCTGATCGTACTGTCGGGAGGTGCGGGCTCAGGAAAGTCGTCGACAGCGCTACAAATAGCTTCTGCTTTCAGTGACACAAAGAATGGGACTTATGCATGGGTTAAATGCCACCCGGGGCTCACTTCGTTAGATGAATTCTCCCGAACCATCGTCGACGATGTCTCTCATGCGATAATTCACCGCGGCGCAGAGACCAAAGGTCGTATGCCACAGCGCTTTGAGAGCCTCCAACACCCTGCCGAAAGAATCTTCGCTCTTGGAGCGGCTCGCGAACCAATGACCATAGTTCTGGATGACTACCACCTGGCTTCCTCGAAAGAAAACGATTCGTGGATCCTGGAATTAGTGGAATCTGGGGAACAGCTTTGTATCGTGATTACAACACGTGTTCCACTCACCGAATTCACTAACCCGATATCCGCCCTCCGAATTTCAATAATCGAGATACCTCAAGACATGCTGCATTTCAGCGTTTCAGAGATTAGACAGCTCTTGAGGCTTCGTCAGCCTTCCGCTTTTAAGAACAGTAAAAGGGAGCTCGAAATCATAGCAAATGAGGTCTTTTCTCATACAGAGGGATGGCCTGGAGCAGTCCATGCAATCTCAATCGGATCTCCTATCCAACAAAATCACTTCGATCTTCAGCTTTCACAGAAGTCCTTCTTCACGATGATCGAGACATGGATCAACACACTGGACTCCGAGGTTCGGATCGCTGTCTGCGCTTCAGCTCTCCCGTCTGAATCGAGCACCACACTCATTGCTAAGGTGTGCGAGCTAGATGCAACTCAAACACGCATGCTCTTCGAGTGCTACAACACTCTTGGAGCGATTTTCACTCTAGACGAGAGCAACACCCGCTGGTACCGTCACCAACGTCTCGTACGTATTCAGTTACTCACCCTCGCGAAGCAAGTGCTCAGTGAAGACAACCATTTCCGACTCCTAGGAGCGCTTTCCCGAGCACTCAAAGACTCAGACCCCCTTGAAGCCGCTAGGCTCGCTCTCCAAGCTGGACAGTGGAACCTGCTCAACGAGATAGTGAACCACCACCCTAGCTGCATCAACCTCACTAGCCCGGCAGATTCTGCATCGTTCGCTTTTCAAGAAATACCTCACCAAGTAACAAAGAGCTACCCTGCGCTTCACTTCATGTCACTACTGGCTGAAATCGGTTCTCCCCATAAGTCAAAGCACCGCCTCATAACTTCGAGTCTTAGGTTCTTAGGGAATGCATTAGTCGCGAAGCAGGTCGAGAACCCTGCGAGAGCTGGGATGCATAGTGCTCTTAAAATGGGCGCAGCCCGGATGATTGGGCGGGAAGCTCAATCACTCACTTACGCTCGGAAAGCAGATGTTCAACAGGAAATTTCTGAAGTACGGGACAAAACAGAGTCTGCCGAACTCAAATGTCTAATCTCTGAACACATCGCGATAACCTACCTGGTGAGCGAGCGATTCCATGAAAGCGCTTCGCAACTGGAACGCCTGTCTAATCTAAGGCAAACTGCTGCACCAAATCGGCTACCGCATCAATTCGCTCTTCAGGCATTTGTCGCGGCCTGGCGAGGTGATCTTCGCACCGCAAAACGCTCGATCGAAGCTGTGACTGCGCGTACTCCCAAACCAAATTGGTTCGCCGGCTACGAAGCGGCTGGTTTTCATGTTGCGAGCGCGCTACTCGAGTTAGAAGATGCGAACTGGCGTTCAGCCCGACGCCAACTCGACAGCTATTCCGAGATGCGCCAGGTATCTGAATTCTGGCCTCAGCTCACCTGCATTGAGGCTCTCATTATCGAGGCCCAGGACGGTCCAGACGAGGCCTTGAATCGTTTGACCTGGTTAATTGAATCGAGTTCTAACGCTCAGATGTTATCCAAGACAAACAAGGCTCTACTAGATGGCCTGAGTTCACGACTGGCGTGGCGTGCCTCACGCACCGTACCAATTCCCGGCATGCAACAAGCCCGAACTGTGGGTCATGTAATCAGCCAGTTAAGTTATGGCCGGAGCGCTGGTGCGCGTTCAACTGCTAGTGAAATACTACGAAACCCGAGCACTGAAAACTTCCCACGCCGTAAGTGCAAGGTACTCCTGCTGCATGCGGAAAGCGCAAGGTGCATGGGCGAGTTGGAAATCGCTCAGCGGTCTTTCAAATCCGCATTGGCGCTCGCTGGGCAGTATCGGCTCACTCTTCCGTTTAGGGTCCTGCCAGATAGCAGTATGGACGCTCTAACGAACCTAATCAATTCTCGCGATACTGACAACTCGCAGCTAGTGACTGAAACACGAGGGCTGCTTTCTACCGCAGAGGTACGCGCTTTGTCTTCCATTTTGAAACATGGCTCGATTGCGTTGGCCGCAACTAATCTGCATCTCTCCCCGCACACGGTCAAGAATCAGGTACGAAGCGCATACAGAAAGCTCGGCGTAAACAAGCGGAGCGACGCGATTGCGGCTGCTATCGAGGCCGGTTATCAGCTTTCAGGCTAA
- a CDS encoding isopeptide-forming domain-containing fimbrial protein translates to MILALGSTLLGSPALAEPVSEVTVKWASGTPETLTTGQVLNTEVRINLNDDQPAPDDTVNENFTANFTVANAEFTQIPESCLVEGVTPQSAISDDGTELTCNFGEQVEGTALALQVPLQVKGSTGDTVTFDARVGDVNADQLVANIENPFMMDIDWTNPTALAQSPGNQRAVQFEWTLYWGEGSDPGPDSVSYNLNAVPSAGSVTSIGNCGPFVDAFPSGHPNSGITDPADQVAPFPECNITGTGANATMTLSGLDYSKTQVPSKDSGGNALPADRVAIASGKIIVNVTAANPGNVVLTSSAPEYQAPSGGVANDDPSNNRVNKTWLNPGGWASNWQRPYTNSGGQPLDDTYRVSQGTEVLSVSYFAEAVTQSNRPANTSLILCHILDNKYTEFTGATTVVHPSAEPIPGATIQYFVGAVPGLNPNQTNYNPGAVSCGDLAGSNPGAGTGWLTTEPANKSTIKAVRAVMTRGHLQGHPRALLEVTQTIKPSTPVGTDVWQFSHHFQGGTGWAPAVLPNNAGNTVAQPARYPTTNAHRDLLRVVGLTPNIRKSVDNPSLRVGEEAEFTLAYSANGGTSAPETVDDFVIVDKLPAGLTYVEGSATVDPTVTEENGAQVLTWNLDGVQTNETQELTYRATANEKAAPGERLVNSANATVQGRTSGASVASVTISQDGRTIIGKSADQNFIPNVDGNGSGEGSWTVSLRSDDPFPQSFTDLIDILPYNGDERGTDFSGNYSVEDVVLSDGGTVYYTTASVNDLSDDPADASNGAAGNIDGNTVGWTDTKPADASSITAIRVIAGELLPSAERSFQVKISTDGAKGGDTYVNRVQGRASHTELVMRISAPTIVSQYYAYDLKKYVMNSAGEWVDAQDENEAEWPQLAPTDTAKYKFVVTNTGQGDLTNIVVSDPLFGDDPVWTIDELASGDSVESEEFEFDLSGTDSEVLRNEACAVTELPADSSQEELINPCDEANVFVLPKLNVEKTSNANADVKPGDTVSYTVTATNDGPGTYTETAPAVITDDMTDVLDDAVYQDDAVATVDGVAAGSINFENPRLVWNGPLAPGESVTIIYTVKLGASGDGNVRNVAFLGDGETPECTTDEQAARICGEVEYPLELPGLHWQKVGDDAAATPLAGSEWSLVPLDEDGAQISDKAITVLDCVADTEADCADQTDQNPAEGGFLVKPLKAGDYQLVETKAPAGFKLLTDPMNVTISVDNLNADGDLDLGDIVNEKQNVPAIPLTGGVGTFSILLTAGGIMLAAAVLLIVRARRLRLTEADGVDLLN, encoded by the coding sequence ATGATCCTCGCTTTGGGATCTACGTTACTTGGTTCACCTGCACTTGCAGAACCAGTTTCTGAAGTTACAGTAAAATGGGCCAGCGGAACACCTGAAACCCTCACGACAGGGCAGGTGCTCAATACTGAGGTCAGGATCAATCTCAATGATGACCAGCCGGCCCCTGACGACACTGTCAACGAGAACTTTACGGCGAACTTCACCGTTGCCAACGCGGAATTCACTCAGATCCCCGAGAGTTGTCTCGTTGAGGGAGTCACTCCGCAGTCAGCAATTTCTGACGATGGAACTGAACTGACCTGTAATTTCGGCGAGCAGGTTGAAGGCACCGCCTTAGCACTGCAAGTTCCATTGCAGGTCAAGGGATCCACAGGCGACACAGTCACCTTCGATGCTCGGGTAGGTGACGTTAACGCTGATCAGCTTGTTGCCAATATCGAAAATCCGTTCATGATGGATATCGACTGGACCAACCCAACCGCTCTTGCCCAATCTCCGGGCAACCAGCGCGCAGTACAGTTCGAATGGACCCTATATTGGGGCGAAGGCAGCGATCCCGGACCAGATTCGGTGTCTTACAACCTGAATGCAGTCCCTAGCGCAGGTTCAGTGACCTCAATTGGGAATTGCGGCCCATTCGTAGATGCATTCCCTTCAGGACACCCCAATTCAGGAATCACCGATCCGGCTGATCAGGTTGCTCCGTTCCCAGAGTGCAACATCACCGGCACAGGCGCCAATGCCACGATGACGTTGAGCGGATTGGATTATTCCAAGACACAGGTGCCCTCGAAAGATTCTGGCGGAAATGCCCTTCCCGCTGACCGGGTAGCTATCGCCAGTGGCAAGATCATTGTGAATGTGACTGCAGCAAACCCTGGCAATGTAGTCCTTACCAGTAGCGCTCCTGAATACCAGGCACCGAGCGGTGGAGTTGCGAACGACGATCCATCAAACAACAGGGTAAATAAAACCTGGCTTAACCCTGGCGGCTGGGCCTCCAACTGGCAGCGACCATACACCAATTCCGGCGGCCAGCCTCTCGACGACACCTATCGGGTATCGCAGGGTACTGAAGTTCTCTCGGTCAGCTACTTTGCTGAAGCAGTTACACAGAGCAACCGACCTGCAAATACCTCGCTAATCCTGTGTCACATCCTGGATAACAAGTACACGGAATTTACCGGCGCTACTACTGTTGTTCACCCCAGCGCTGAGCCAATTCCAGGTGCCACGATACAGTACTTCGTCGGGGCCGTTCCGGGGTTGAACCCCAACCAGACTAACTACAACCCGGGGGCAGTATCTTGTGGTGATTTGGCTGGTAGCAATCCTGGTGCTGGCACTGGCTGGCTCACCACCGAACCTGCTAATAAGTCCACGATCAAGGCCGTGAGAGCTGTCATGACCAGGGGTCACCTACAGGGGCACCCACGAGCACTGTTAGAAGTCACACAGACCATCAAGCCTTCAACTCCTGTTGGTACCGATGTGTGGCAGTTTAGCCACCACTTCCAAGGCGGAACCGGTTGGGCCCCGGCGGTGCTGCCCAACAACGCTGGCAATACGGTGGCGCAGCCCGCCCGCTACCCAACAACCAACGCGCATCGTGACCTATTACGTGTAGTGGGGTTGACCCCGAATATCAGGAAATCCGTCGATAACCCTTCACTGCGCGTGGGTGAAGAAGCTGAATTTACATTGGCATATTCGGCTAACGGCGGTACTTCCGCACCAGAAACTGTCGACGATTTCGTTATCGTAGATAAGCTTCCGGCAGGTCTGACCTATGTTGAAGGTTCCGCCACGGTAGATCCAACGGTTACCGAGGAAAATGGTGCACAAGTCCTTACCTGGAACCTCGATGGTGTTCAGACCAATGAAACTCAGGAACTGACTTACCGGGCAACAGCTAACGAAAAGGCGGCTCCTGGTGAACGACTGGTGAACTCGGCTAATGCGACTGTGCAAGGACGCACGAGCGGGGCGAGTGTGGCATCGGTTACGATATCGCAAGACGGCCGAACAATCATTGGCAAGTCCGCAGACCAGAACTTCATCCCGAACGTTGACGGCAACGGATCAGGCGAAGGATCTTGGACTGTTTCGCTTCGTTCCGACGATCCTTTCCCGCAGTCATTCACTGACCTGATTGACATCCTTCCGTACAACGGCGACGAGCGTGGCACGGACTTCTCCGGAAACTACTCCGTTGAGGACGTTGTCCTCTCTGATGGCGGCACGGTGTACTACACCACTGCTTCGGTCAATGATTTGAGCGACGATCCAGCAGACGCCTCCAACGGCGCTGCCGGAAACATCGACGGCAACACTGTCGGCTGGACCGACACGAAGCCAGCCGATGCCTCCAGCATCACCGCAATCCGCGTGATTGCTGGCGAATTACTGCCAAGCGCTGAGCGTTCCTTCCAAGTGAAGATCAGCACTGACGGAGCTAAAGGCGGCGACACCTACGTCAACCGTGTTCAGGGCCGAGCCTCGCATACCGAACTGGTCATGCGCATCTCTGCGCCAACCATCGTCTCGCAGTACTACGCATACGACCTCAAGAAGTATGTGATGAATAGCGCCGGCGAATGGGTTGACGCTCAAGACGAGAACGAAGCCGAATGGCCACAGCTCGCTCCAACCGACACGGCGAAATACAAGTTCGTAGTGACCAACACCGGACAGGGCGACCTGACCAATATCGTGGTGAGCGACCCGCTGTTCGGTGATGACCCGGTATGGACCATCGATGAGCTCGCTTCGGGCGATTCCGTTGAATCCGAGGAGTTCGAATTCGACCTCAGTGGCACTGACTCAGAGGTTCTGCGCAATGAAGCATGTGCAGTAACCGAGCTTCCTGCAGATAGCTCGCAGGAAGAACTGATCAACCCTTGCGATGAAGCCAACGTGTTCGTTCTACCGAAACTGAACGTCGAAAAGACTTCAAACGCGAACGCAGACGTGAAACCAGGAGATACCGTATCTTACACCGTCACGGCGACGAACGACGGACCAGGTACATACACCGAAACCGCACCTGCCGTAATCACAGACGACATGACCGATGTTCTTGACGATGCCGTCTACCAGGACGACGCCGTCGCTACAGTAGACGGTGTCGCGGCCGGGTCGATCAACTTTGAGAACCCCCGCTTGGTCTGGAACGGCCCACTCGCCCCGGGCGAGTCTGTGACCATCATTTACACTGTGAAGCTCGGTGCATCCGGTGACGGAAACGTGCGGAACGTCGCATTCCTCGGTGACGGAGAGACTCCAGAATGTACCACCGATGAGCAGGCTGCACGCATATGTGGGGAAGTTGAATATCCGCTTGAACTTCCTGGCTTGCACTGGCAGAAGGTCGGCGACGACGCAGCTGCCACGCCGCTCGCTGGCTCTGAATGGTCCCTCGTCCCGCTTGACGAGGACGGTGCTCAGATCAGTGATAAGGCTATTACCGTGCTCGACTGTGTCGCAGACACAGAAGCTGACTGCGCTGACCAGACTGACCAGAACCCGGCAGAAGGTGGCTTCCTCGTGAAGCCGCTGAAAGCTGGCGACTACCAGTTGGTAGAGACGAAAGCGCCGGCGGGGTTCAAACTGTTGACCGATCCCATGAACGTCACGATCAGCGTTGACAACCTGAATGCTGACGGCGACCTTGACCTCGGTGACATCGTGAACGAGAAACAGAACGTACCCGCTATCCCGCTGACCGGCGGTGTTGGAACCTTCTCCATCTTGCTGACCGCGGGCGGAATTATGCTCGCCGCAGCTGTACTCCTGATCGTCCGCGCCCGTAGATTGCGGCTCACAGAAGCTGACGGCGTAGACCTACTCAACTAA
- a CDS encoding SpaH/EbpB family LPXTG-anchored major pilin — MTVRKNRATRALAASGVVALGLAGMFAATSAAHATEAAPGNIDTSVDDGSVIIHKHETTDPIADPGNPKTGALGSGFGDAIDGAGFTTWPIESLDLTNGDDWNDLEALIAQVNSSGACEVPGETLGASLGEVTTAGGIATVPNLTIGAYLVCETTLPAGASHGSAPFIVTVPSPYAGDWLYDVHVFPKNTLNVVEKKVEAPSGYGLGSTLKFPVSTTIKPLPDGEQYASFIISDTLDSKLGGPAVESVKINGVDVAFMTAGAAGNFIPVHIDVNDPGFVVGGKVEVVFSGTVIEVGEIENEADLFVNDPNMEGTGVPSNKVESHWGDLEINKVDGDSTSTGLAGAIFEVYESNEPYAADCSATTPGAGPIAVSGETTFKSGANGVVDVAGLYVTDSDNHPNQGATERCYFVKETQAPTGFITPTGDDAFTPVAVKAGVSASADVVIENTKQNVPELPLTGGAGQAGLIAGGLALVIGGITAASLRGRRKNAAV; from the coding sequence ATGACTGTGCGTAAGAACCGCGCAACTCGCGCGCTTGCAGCAAGTGGAGTTGTGGCTCTCGGCCTCGCCGGGATGTTTGCCGCCACTTCCGCCGCTCACGCTACCGAGGCGGCACCCGGCAACATCGACACATCAGTGGACGACGGGTCAGTCATCATCCACAAACACGAGACGACCGACCCGATTGCTGACCCCGGTAACCCGAAGACTGGTGCGCTTGGGTCAGGTTTCGGTGACGCGATTGATGGTGCAGGCTTCACCACCTGGCCGATTGAAAGCCTCGACCTTACTAACGGGGACGACTGGAACGATCTCGAAGCCCTCATCGCGCAGGTCAACAGCTCAGGTGCCTGTGAAGTGCCAGGAGAGACCCTCGGTGCTTCGCTCGGTGAAGTCACTACCGCGGGTGGCATCGCGACGGTGCCAAACCTGACCATCGGCGCTTACCTTGTATGTGAAACCACGTTGCCCGCTGGCGCTTCGCACGGGTCTGCACCGTTCATCGTGACGGTGCCGTCGCCGTACGCCGGTGACTGGCTGTACGACGTGCATGTGTTCCCGAAGAACACGCTCAACGTCGTGGAGAAGAAAGTTGAAGCTCCCAGCGGCTACGGTCTTGGCAGCACCCTGAAGTTCCCAGTGTCCACGACGATCAAGCCGCTCCCCGATGGCGAGCAGTATGCGTCGTTCATTATCTCTGACACGCTTGATTCGAAGCTCGGCGGCCCCGCTGTCGAGTCAGTGAAGATCAACGGCGTCGATGTAGCTTTCATGACCGCTGGTGCCGCCGGTAACTTCATTCCCGTGCACATCGATGTGAACGATCCTGGGTTTGTTGTCGGCGGCAAGGTTGAGGTTGTGTTCTCCGGTACCGTCATCGAAGTCGGCGAGATCGAGAACGAAGCAGACCTCTTCGTCAACGACCCGAACATGGAAGGTACAGGCGTTCCTTCGAACAAGGTCGAGAGCCATTGGGGCGACCTGGAGATCAACAAGGTCGATGGTGACTCCACATCGACCGGTCTTGCTGGCGCGATCTTCGAGGTGTATGAGTCGAACGAGCCGTACGCGGCTGACTGCTCGGCTACCACGCCCGGCGCAGGTCCTATCGCTGTAAGCGGTGAGACCACGTTCAAGAGTGGTGCGAACGGTGTCGTCGACGTTGCCGGTCTCTACGTGACCGATTCTGATAACCACCCGAACCAGGGCGCAACTGAGCGTTGCTACTTCGTCAAGGAAACGCAAGCTCCGACCGGCTTCATCACCCCGACCGGTGATGACGCTTTCACCCCGGTCGCTGTAAAGGCCGGCGTATCGGCTTCGGCTGACGTGGTCATCGAGAACACCAAGCAGAACGTGCCGGAGCTCCCGCTCACCGGTGGTGCGGGCCAGGCTGGTCTGATCGCGGGTGGCCTTGCTCTGGTTATCGGCGGTATCACAGCAGCATCGCTGCGCGGCCGTCGCAAGAACGCAGCAGTCTAA
- a CDS encoding class C sortase translates to MTLTVDPKQHDEAQSSVAARGSKWRPSMLSWVIAFVTLIGVIVALYPNTAQWLSAYSQSQLVKAYSTQVEEVTPDASSQMVEAFRYNEALTAGVDLLAGATVPTGTGTSNADYDYNTTLTANEEGLMARIRFPVANVDLPIYHGTSDSILLKGAGHLEGSHLPVGGDGTRSVITAHRGLAEATMFSNLDRVAEGDRFTIETFGEVLTYEIRETRVIAPEDTDSLRAEPERDLVTLVTCTPLGINTHRILVTGERVTPTPPGDLRSLGQESVLPGFPWWMLVAGAALLLVAGFVWRAGYVDTQNQRQAISVPKVDVGVTSENS, encoded by the coding sequence ATGACTTTGACGGTTGACCCGAAGCAGCACGATGAAGCCCAGTCTTCCGTTGCTGCCCGAGGCTCGAAGTGGCGACCGTCCATGCTCTCCTGGGTCATCGCATTCGTCACTCTCATCGGAGTGATCGTGGCGCTGTATCCGAACACGGCACAGTGGCTATCTGCTTACAGCCAGTCGCAGCTCGTGAAGGCATACTCCACACAAGTGGAAGAAGTCACCCCGGATGCTAGCTCGCAAATGGTGGAAGCTTTTCGGTACAACGAAGCGCTCACCGCAGGTGTCGACCTTCTCGCAGGGGCGACTGTCCCAACTGGAACTGGTACATCAAATGCCGACTACGACTACAACACAACATTGACTGCGAATGAGGAAGGTCTTATGGCACGGATCCGGTTCCCCGTCGCGAATGTCGACCTCCCGATCTACCACGGCACTTCTGACTCCATATTGTTGAAAGGTGCAGGGCACCTCGAAGGATCACATCTCCCTGTTGGCGGAGACGGCACACGGTCAGTGATCACCGCCCACCGCGGTCTTGCCGAGGCCACAATGTTCAGCAACCTCGACCGTGTCGCGGAAGGCGACCGGTTTACAATCGAAACCTTCGGTGAAGTGCTGACATACGAGATTCGTGAGACACGTGTCATAGCGCCGGAGGACACAGATTCACTCCGAGCCGAACCCGAGCGTGATCTAGTGACACTTGTTACCTGTACTCCACTCGGGATCAACACGCACCGCATCCTTGTGACAGGGGAGCGAGTGACACCGACGCCACCCGGTGATCTAAGGTCACTTGGCCAAGAGTCAGTGCTCCCCGGATTTCCTTGGTGGATGCTCGTCGCCGGCGCAGCACTGCTCCTTGTGGCAGGTTTTGTGTGGCGTGCAGGATACGTCGACACTCAAAACCAACGACAAGCAATCTCAGTTCCGAAGGTAGACGTGGGCGTAACCTCCGAAAACAGTTGA
- a CDS encoding transposase codes for MLGSSVTENCSVQPTRVVLAPVNRHDSPLLQPTLECLGRFGFDLPETITVHLDAGYDSWVTRDLLEELGCEHEITTKGVPLQAGRRWVVERTNAWHNNFGKLVRMTKRGIDVARAWVQLANALLIIRRIVAEVWTTHQWAGRPKRKVSG; via the coding sequence ATTTTGGGTTCGAGCGTTACTGAGAACTGCTCAGTCCAGCCGACCCGAGTCGTTCTCGCGCCCGTTAACCGCCACGACAGCCCGCTTCTGCAACCAACCCTTGAGTGCCTGGGCCGCTTCGGCTTCGACCTTCCTGAGACAATCACGGTGCACCTGGATGCGGGCTACGACTCCTGGGTGACGCGGGACCTCCTCGAGGAGCTGGGCTGCGAACATGAAATCACCACCAAGGGTGTCCCGCTTCAAGCGGGCCGACGCTGGGTTGTGGAGCGCACCAACGCCTGGCACAACAACTTCGGCAAGCTCGTGCGCATGACCAAGCGCGGCATCGACGTCGCTAGGGCATGGGTGCAGCTGGCCAATGCCCTCCTGATCATTCGCAGAATTGTCGCTGAAGTGTGGACGACTCATCAGTGGGCCGGTCGTCCGAAGCGCAAGGTTTCTGGATAG
- a CDS encoding ATP-binding protein produces the protein MFEQHLTADDMPLFTKLRMTAFGEAVVDIANDPQFDEWTFSQKIRHALGREIAARDERRFLKLLKASGTPNMAACVEDIHYLEGRTLNREVVARLAACKWVDNTTNLVILGASSVGKSYLAQALVNAACRRDYSAKYYRLDDLANQLAVYDRSDAARLKFLDGLHTCDVLVLDDFLTTPISSETAAELLNILASREGRGSTVVTSQFDPEDWYKSLHDAVIAESILNRIVSNAEIVQLDGPNMRTHATVIREAGDVA, from the coding sequence ATGTTTGAGCAGCACCTCACCGCTGACGACATGCCCCTATTCACCAAGCTCCGTATGACTGCGTTTGGAGAAGCGGTTGTTGATATCGCCAACGACCCCCAGTTTGATGAGTGGACGTTCTCGCAGAAAATCCGGCATGCCCTTGGCCGAGAGATCGCTGCGCGGGATGAGCGGCGTTTCTTGAAACTTTTGAAAGCGTCCGGCACCCCCAACATGGCGGCCTGCGTGGAAGATATCCACTACCTCGAGGGCCGAACATTGAACCGAGAAGTCGTGGCCAGGCTCGCGGCCTGTAAGTGGGTGGATAACACTACGAACCTTGTCATTTTGGGGGCCTCGAGTGTCGGGAAGTCTTATCTTGCGCAGGCGCTCGTGAACGCGGCTTGCCGCAGGGATTACAGCGCGAAATATTATCGGCTGGATGACCTCGCGAACCAGCTCGCGGTCTACGATCGCAGCGATGCTGCCCGGTTAAAGTTCTTAGACGGACTACACACGTGTGATGTGCTGGTGCTTGATGATTTCCTTACGACACCGATTAGCAGCGAGACCGCCGCGGAGCTGTTGAACATTCTGGCGTCGCGTGAGGGGCGAGGATCTACTGTTGTGACCTCGCAGTTCGATCCCGAGGACTGGTATAAATCGTTGCACGATGCGGTGATCGCGGAGTCCATTTTGAATCGGATTGTCTCGAATGCGGAGATTGTCCAGCTCGACGGGCCGAACATGCGCACCCATGCCACGGTGATTCGTGAGGCGGGGGACGTCGCCTGA